Within the Beduinella massiliensis genome, the region GTGGGTGCGCCGCATGCAGCACAGGTCGTTTCGTACATTTCGCGCGCTTCACCGTTGTTGGCGTTTCTGCTGGCCTTGCGGTTCTGACGGCAGCTCTTACAACGGGACGGCTCGTTCTGGAAGCCCTTCTCCGCGTAGAATTCCTGTTCGCCTGCGGTGAACACGAATTCAGCTCCGCAGTCCTTGCATACCAGCGTCTTGTCTTGATACATGGATAGTTTCCCCCCGCAAAAATAGATAGGTATTCGTTCCGCCGGCTGACCTGGTCTTTGACCCCACACTCGCCGCCTGGGCCGTTCGCTCCTACGCCTTGGCGCCCCACTACTAAGCCTCTCGGACATCGCCCGGACGGTCTTACCTCTAAGCCGCACCATGCTCGCCAGCACTTTGGCCGGTTTACGTGGATCGCTTCGCCTGCGACTGGCATCGACTTTCAACCACAGACCCGGTAGATTGAAACCATTGTCATTATAGTCCCTCTTGCTTAAAAAAGCAAGAAGCTTTCATGAAAA harbors:
- a CDS encoding zinc-ribbon domain containing protein; amino-acid sequence: MYQDKTLVCKDCGAEFVFTAGEQEFYAEKGFQNEPSRCKSCRQNRKASRNANNGEAREMYETTCAACGAPTRVPFIPKNDRPIYCSECFAAHRR